In a genomic window of Ipomoea triloba cultivar NCNSP0323 chromosome 3, ASM357664v1:
- the LOC116012333 gene encoding NAC transcription factor 32-like: MKGNGGIQDSKQSQLELPPGFRFHPTDDELVVHYLCRKCAAQSISVPIIADIDLYKFDPWQLPEMALYGEKEWYFFSPRDRKYPNGSRPNRAAGTGYWKATGADKPVGKPKTLGIKKALVFYAGKAPRGIKTNWIMHEYRLANVDRSAGKRNNLRLDEWVLCRIYNKKGSVEKYYVDEKEVNFPELEDEKPKILQNEGGLPPVIPVKNQLDTSRRQTDSSCCSEQVQSSSDKEVQSAPKWDDLNFQFNNFSDIALQTTFPFNDQHFNPFQQDMLFMNMHHHKSPFNFC; encoded by the exons atgAAGGGCAACGGTGGAATTCAGGATAGTAAGCAGTCACAGCTGGAGTTACCTCCCGGTTTCCGGTTCCATCCCACCGACGATGAGCTGGTGGTGCACTATCTCTGCCGGAAATGCGCCGCCCAGTCTATCTCCGTTCCCATTATCGCCGATATTGATCTCTACAAGTTCGACCCCTGGCAGCTTCCCG AGATGGCCTTGTACGGTGAAAAAGAGTGGTATTTCTTCTCTCCTAGGGACAGGAAGTACCCCAACGGTTCACGGCCCAACCGGGCTGCTGGGACCGGGTACTGGAAGGCAACCGGAGCTGATAAACCCGTCGGAAAGCCCAAAACGTTAGGGATAAAGAAGGCGCTGGTTTTCTACGCCGGGAAAGCCCCTAGAGGAATCAAGACCAACTGGATTATGCACGAGTACCGGCTCGCCAACGTCGATCGTTCCGCCGGCAAGAGAAACAATTTGAGG CTTGATGAGTGGGTACTTTGTCGGATATACAACAAGAAAGGCAGTGTTGAGAAGTATTACGTGGATGAGAAAGAAGTGAATTTCCCAGAATTGGAAGATGAGAAGCCCAAAATTTTGCAGAACGAAGGCGGGCTGCCCCCTGTAATACCGGTTAAGAATCAGTTGGACACATCGAGGCGGCAGACCGACTCAAGCTGCTGCTCGGAGCAAGTGCAGTCGTCTAGCGACAAGGAGGTACAAAGCGCCCCCAAATGGGATGACCTCAATTTCCAGTTCAACAATTTCTCGGACATCGCCCTTCAAACCACCTTTCCTTTCAATGACCAGCACTTCAATCCATTCCAACAAGACATGCTCTTCATGAACATGCACCACCACAAATCCCCtttcaatttttgttaa
- the LOC116012332 gene encoding aspartic proteinase Asp1-like, producing MRGMKLAILMIFGVLTVSSAAEKWWKSALSDSGRLFSSLSAVNHARASSIILQLHGNVYPNGFYFAQVNIGQPPKPYFLDPDTGSDLTWLQCDAPCLRCTKAPHPLYKPNNNLVGCKDPLCASLHSGDQKCETLEQCDYDVQYADGGSSLGILLNDVFSLNLTNGVQIAPHLALGCGYDQEIGNSYHPLDGVLGLGKGPTSILSQLKKKGLVQNVVGHCLSRQGGYLFFGDEVYDASQVVWTSMSRDYEKHYSPGSAELIFGGISTGVKNLLVIFDSGSSYSYLQFEPYQAFISLVEKELSGKPFRKANDDNTLPLCWKGRKAFKSVQDAKQYFKPFALSFAKGWKGRSQFEIPPESYLIISSKGNVCLGVLNGSEAGLHDVNIIGDISMQDKMVIYDNEKKSIGWTPAKCDQPPKSSNIQIPLYQNQPTHQEL from the exons ATGAGGGGAATGAAACTGGCAATTCTGATGATTTTTGGGGTGTTGACCGTGTCATCGGCGGCGGAGAAATGGTGGAAATCGGCGTTAAGCGATTCCGGACGACTCTTTTCTTCTCTGTCGGCGGTCAATCACGCGCGCGCTTCTTCTATTATCCTACAACTACACGGCAATGTTTATCCCAATGG CTTTTATTTTGCTCAAGTCAATATAGGGCAGCCTCCAAAGCCCTATTTTCTTGATCCCGACACAGGCAGTGACCTTACATGGCTTCAGTGCGATGCTCCTTGTCTCCGTTGCACAAAG GCGCCTCACCCCCTTTACAAACCCAATAATAACCTTGTGGGTTGTAAGGATCCTCTCTGTGCCTCATTGCATTCAGGTGATCAGAAATGTGAAACTCTAGAACAATGTGATTATGACGTTCAGTATGCGGATGGGGGTTCATCCCTTGGTATCCTACTTAATGATGTCTTTTCCCTCAATCTCACCAATGGAGTTCAGATTGCTCCTCATCTAGCTCTTGG ATGTGGATATGATCAGGAAATTGGCAACTCTTACCATCCTTTAGATGGAGTACTTGGACTTGGGAAAGGACCAACCAGCATTCTGTCACAACTCAAGAAAAAGGGTCTGGTACAAAATGTCGTTGGCCATTGCTTGAGTAGGCAAGGAGGATATCTCTTCTTCGGGGATGAAGTTTATGATGCTTCACAAGTAGTTTGGACATCAATGTCACGTGATTACGA GAAGCACTACTCACCAGGATCTGCAGAGCTAATTTTTGGTGGTATTAGTACAGGGGTTAAGAATCTCCTCGTAATCTTTGACAGTGGAAGTTCTTATAGCTATCTGCAATTTGAACCATACCAAGCTTTTATTTCCTTG GTCGAGAAAGAACTGAGTGGCAAACCCTTCAGAAAAGCAAATGATGACAATACTCTCCCACTGTGCTGGAAGGGCAGGAAGGCTTTCAAAAGTGTACAGGATGCCAAGCAATATTTCAAACCTTTTGCGCTGAGCTTTGCCAAGGGGTGGAAGGGCAGATCTCAGTTTGAGATCCCCCCAGAATCATATCTTATCATCTCA TCAAAGGGTAATGTCTGTTTGGGGGTTCTAAATGGTTCAGAAGCAGGTCTGCACGATGTTAACATCATTGGAG ACATATCAATGCAAGATAAAATGGTGATTTATGACAACGAGAAGAAATCAATTGGATGGACTCCTGCGAAGTGTGATCAGCCACCAAAATCATCCAATATTCAGAT CCCTCTCTATCAGAATCAACCTACACATCAAGAACTTTAG
- the LOC116013166 gene encoding uncharacterized protein LOC116013166, giving the protein MHAYLSAIHDQMWDVIIDGPIIIMMTNPNRAAEEVGTSELIVKPKSFFVAEERTRSNLDNIARGILYKTLDETLFPRVRKCKMAKEIWETLMLICEGDEQEKENKLTIAIKKFEDFKMGAIESITEMETRFIKLLS; this is encoded by the coding sequence ATGCATGCATATTTGTCTGCTATTCATGACCAGATGTGGGACGTTATAATTGACGGACCCATCATAATCATGATGACAAATCCTAACCGAGCAGCAGAAGAAGTTGGCACATCCGAGTTAATAGTCAAACCTAAATCTTTCTTCGTGGCAGAGGAGAGGACTCGTAGCAATTTGGACAATATTGCACGAGGCATCCTATATAAGACTCTTGACGAAACATTGTTTCCAAGGGTGAGGAAGTGCAAGATGGCGAAAGAAATCTGGGAAACTCTTATGCTCATATGTGAAGGAGATGAGCAGGAGAAAGAAAACAAGCTGACTATTGCCAtaaagaagttcgaggacttcaagatgggAGCTATCGAATCCATCACGGAGATGGAAACCAGATTTATAAAGCTACTGAGTTAG